One Symphalangus syndactylus isolate Jambi chromosome 20, NHGRI_mSymSyn1-v2.1_pri, whole genome shotgun sequence DNA segment encodes these proteins:
- the LOC129469683 gene encoding small ribosomal subunit protein eS12-like has product MAEEGIAAGGVMDVSTALQEVLKTALIHHGLARGIREAAKALDKRQAHLCVLASNCDEPTMYVKLMEALCAEHQINLIKVDDNKKLGEWVGLYKIDREGKPRKVVGCSCVIVKGYGEESQAKDVIEEYFKCKKHTH; this is encoded by the coding sequence ATGGCTGAGGAAGGCATTGCTGCTGGAGGTGTAATGGACGTTAGTACTGCTTTACAAGAGGTGCTGAAGACCGCCCTCATCCACCATGGCCTAGCACGTGGAATTCGCGAAGCTGCCAAAGCCTTAGACAAACGCCAAGCCCATCTTTGTGTGCTTGCATCCAACTGTGATGAGCCTACTATGTATGTCAAGTTGATGGAGGCCCTTTGTGCTGAACACCAAATCAACCTAATTAAGGTTGATGACAACAAGAAACTAGGAGAATGGGTAGGGCTCTATAAAATTGACAGAGAGGGGAAACCCCGTAAAGTGGTTGGTTGCAGTTGTGTAATAGTTAAGGGCTATGGCGAAGAGTCTCAGGCCAAGGATGTCATCGAAGAGTACTTCAAAtgcaagaaacacacacac